The following are encoded together in the Phaseolus vulgaris cultivar G19833 chromosome 9, P. vulgaris v2.0, whole genome shotgun sequence genome:
- the LOC137821677 gene encoding synaptotagmin-2-like: MGFFGTIFGFFGFGFGISIGLTIGYFLFIYVQPSDVKDPEIKPLAEEDSENVERMIPEIPLWIKNPDFDRVDWLNKLVEYMWPYLNKAICKTAETIAKPIIDEQIPQYKIDSVEFEELTLGSLPPTFQGMKVYETEEKELIMEVSVKWAANPNIIVAVKKFGLKATIQVMDLQVFVLPRITLKPLVPSFPCFASIYVSLMEKPYVDFGLKLLGADLMSIPVLYKFVQELIKDQVANMYLWPKTLDVEVMDPTKALKKPVGILNTKVLRAMKLKKKDLLGASDPYVKLTLTDDKLTSKKTTVKHKNLNPEWNEEFSLVVKDPETQSLEFHVYDWEQVGKHDKMGMNMIPLKDLVSEEPKLFTLDLLKNMNPKDAQNEKSRGQIIMELTYKPFRAEDLAKSFKQAHSIKDPPEGTPPGGGLLVVIIHEAQDVEGKYHTNPHVRLIFKGEERRTKIMKKSRDPRWEEEFQFLVEEPPTNDKLHVEVVSTSSRSLLRQKESLGYADISLMDVVANNRINERHHLIDSKNGRIQIELQWRASQAN; encoded by the exons ATGGGTTTCTTCGGCACCATATTTGGGTTTTTTGGCTTTGGATTTGGGATTTCCATCGGTCTTACTATTGgttattttctcttcatttaTGTTCAACCCAGTGATGTTAAG GACCCTGAAATAAAACCATTGGCAGAGGAAGATTCAGAAAATGTAGAGCGAATGATTCCTGAAATACCACTTTGGATAAAGAATCCAGACTTTGATCGA GTTGATTGGCTTAACAAACTTGTTGAATATATGTGGCCATACCTAAACAAG GCTATATGCAAGACAGCAGAGACCATTGCAAAGCCTATAATTGATGAGCAAATACCACAGTATAAAATTGACTCTGTTGAATTTGAAGAGCTAACACTAGGGTCATTGCCGCCAACTTTTCAAG GAATGAAAGTTTACGAGACCGAAGAGAAAGAGTTAATCATGGAGGTTTCTGTAAAATGGGCAGCAAATCCTAATATCATTGTTGCTGTTAAGAAATTTGGGTTGAAAGCAACCATCCAG gtgATGGATCTGCAAGTTTTTGTTTTACCACGTATTACTTTGAAACCTTTGGTTCCAAGTTTTCCATGCTTTGCCAGTATTTATGTGTCTCTCATGGAAAAG CCCTATGTTGACTTTGGGCTGAAGCTTCTAGGGGCTGATCTTATGTCTATTCCTGTACTTTACAAGTTTGTTCAG GAACTTATCAAGGATCAAGTTGCAAATATGTATCTGTGGCCCAAAACTTTAGATGTTGAAGTTATGGATCCGACGAA AGCATTGAAGAAACCTGTTGGGATTTTAAATACAAAGGTGTTAAGAGCAATGAAGTTAAAGAAGAAAGATCTTCTGGGTGCATCTGACCCTTATGTGAAGTTAACACTTACCGATGATAAATTGACATCGAAAAAAACTACAGTAAAGCATAAGAACTTGAATCCTGAATGGAACGAGGAATTTAGCCTGGTTGTTAAAGATCCCGAGACCCAATCTCTAGAGTTTCATGTTTATGACTGGGAGCAG GTTGGGAAGCATGACAAGATGGGTATGAATATGATTCCTTTGAAAGATCTTGTATCCGAAGAACCTAAACTTTTTACTCTTGACCTTTTGAAAAACATGAATCCAAAGGATGCTCAAAATGAGAAGTCTAGAGGGCAAATTATTATGGAATTGACATATAAACCATTTAGGGCTGAAGACTTGGCCAAAAGTTTTAAACAAGCACACTCGATAAAAGATCCTCCCGAAGGCACTCCTCCTGGTGGAGGTTTACTTGTAGTTATAATCCATGAAGCTCAAGACGTTGAAGGAAAGTACCATACTAATCCCCACGTACGTCTTATTTTCAAAGGAGAAGAGAGAAGGACTAAG ATAATGAAAAAAAGTAGAGATCCAAGATGGGAAGAAGAGTTTCAATTTTTGGTGGAAGAGCCTCCCACCAATGATAAATTACATGTGGAAGTTGTTAGCACTTCGTCGCGAAGCCTTCTACGTCAAAAG GAATCTTTGGGCTATGCTGACATTAGTCTTATGGACGTTGTTGCGAACAATAGAATCAACGAAAGACATCATCTTATAGACTCCAAGAATGGTCGTATCCAAATAGAACTACAATGGAGAGCTTCACAAGCTAATTAA
- the LOC137822279 gene encoding uncharacterized mitochondrial protein AtMg00820-like yields the protein MEAMKAEIKALEENESWKITELPPNKIAIGCKWVFRIKRKANGDIERYKARLVVKGYTQHEGIDYMETYSPVARLTTIRTILAVASTMDWHLGQLNVNNAFLHSDLE from the coding sequence ATGGAAGCCATGAAAGCTGAAATAAAGGCTCTTGAAGAGAATGAAAGTTGGAAGATTACGGAACTCCCACCAAACAAGATAGCCATTGGATGCAAGTGGGTATTCAGAATCAAACGAAAAGCTAATGGAGACATAGAAAGATACAAAGCAAGGCTTGTGGTGAAGGGATACACACAGCATGAGGGCATTGATTACATGGAAACCTACTCACCGGTGGCAAGACTCACAACGATTCGCACCATCCTTGCAGTTGCCTCCACCATGGACTGGCATCTTGGACAACTCAATGTCAACAACGCCTTCTTGCACAGTGACTTAGAATAA